The Deinococcus koreensis genome window below encodes:
- a CDS encoding cold-shock protein yields the protein MAQGRVKWFNVEKGYGFIEHPGNPDVFVHYSAIQSGGFRKLNEGDEVEFEVEAGQGNKGPQAKNVVVTNAAPAPMGGGMGDSRGGSRW from the coding sequence ATGGCTCAAGGTCGAGTGAAGTGGTTCAACGTCGAAAAAGGCTACGGATTTATCGAGCACCCGGGAAATCCCGACGTTTTCGTGCACTACAGCGCTATCCAGAGCGGCGGCTTCCGCAAGCTCAACGAGGGCGATGAAGTCGAGTTCGAGGTCGAGGCCGGCCAGGGCAACAAGGGCCCCCAGGCCAAGAACGTGGTCGTGACCAACGCCGCGCCCGCACCGATGGGCGGCGGCATGGGCGACAGCCGTGGTGGCAGCCGCTGGTAA